A stretch of DNA from Desulfallas thermosapovorans DSM 6562:
ATTGTGGTGGAATCAACCGGCAAGTTCAACGACCCTGAGAAGGCGGCGGCTCACCTGGCGGCCGGGGCGAAAAAGGTGGTTATATCAGCGCCCGCCAAGGGGGATTGCTTGACGCTGGTGATGGGGGTTAATGAAGACAAGTATGATCCCGCCGTACATAACGTGGTGAGCAATGCCTCCTGCACCACCAACTGCCTGGCCCCTGTGGCCAAAGTGCTGCTGAACAAGTTCGGCATTGTCAAGGGGCTGATGACCACGGTGCATGCGGTGACCAACAACCAGCAGATTCTGGATATGCCCAGCAAGGATTTGCGCCGCAGCAGGGCGGCATTCAGTTCCATTATTCCCACCACCACCGGAGCGGCCCGGGCGGTGGCGGTGGTATTGCCCGAGCTGGCAGGCAGGCTGAACGGTATGGCCATGCGGGTGCCCACCCCCAATGTTTCCCTGGTGGACCTGGTGGTGCAATTGGAGAAAAAGGTAACCCGGGAAGAGGTTAACGCGGCCTTGAAGGAGGCGGCGGAAGGTGAATTAAAAGGGATACTGGGTTACAGTGAACTGCCGCTGGTTTCCATCGACTATACCGGTGATCCCCATTCTTCCGTTGTGGACGCCCTTTCCACCATGGTGATTCAGGATGATATGGTGAAGGTGCTGGCCTGGTATGACAACGAATGGGGGTACTCCAACCGGGTGGTGGATTTGGTAGAATACATTGCTAAAAAGGGATTATAATATATTCATATCTTAAGTTGTGGTTAACATTTCCGTAGGGGGGATCTTATGGCCAAAAAGACCGTCCGGGATGTGGATGTTTCCGGCAAACGGGTGCTGGTGCGGGTGGATTTCAACGTGCCTCTGGATAAGGAGGGCCATGTAACCGACGATACCCGTATCAAGGCGGCACTGCCCACCATCAAATACCTGACCGGGGAAAAGGCCAGGGTAATATTGATGTCACACCTGGGCAGGCCCAAGGGGCAGGTAAATGACAGCTACCGGTTGGACGCCGTCGCCGCTCGCCTGGAGCAGTTGCTGGGGGCCCCGGTACGTAAAGTGGATGATTGTATTGGCGAGCAGGTACAGCAGGCGGTGGATGAATTAGGGGAAGGCGATGTGCTGCTGCTGGAGAACCTGCGGTTCCATCCCGGAGAGGAAAAAAACGAGGCCGGTTTCGCTCGCCAGCTGGCAGCGCTGGGCGATTTGCTGGTCAACGATGCCTTTGGCACGGCCCACCGGGCCCACGCCTCCAACCAGGGCGTGGCACAGCTGCTCCCTGCGGTGGCCGGT
This window harbors:
- the gap gene encoding type I glyceraldehyde-3-phosphate dehydrogenase, with translation MTVKLGINGFGRIGRLVLRAALRHPEIEVVAVNHKSRRLPVNDVFASSLAHTLKYDSIHGKLDDDIKGYDDIIDVNGQQFKVLSEGDPGALPWGELGVDIVVESTGKFNDPEKAAAHLAAGAKKVVISAPAKGDCLTLVMGVNEDKYDPAVHNVVSNASCTTNCLAPVAKVLLNKFGIVKGLMTTVHAVTNNQQILDMPSKDLRRSRAAFSSIIPTTTGAARAVAVVLPELAGRLNGMAMRVPTPNVSLVDLVVQLEKKVTREEVNAALKEAAEGELKGILGYSELPLVSIDYTGDPHSSVVDALSTMVIQDDMVKVLAWYDNEWGYSNRVVDLVEYIAKKGL